The proteins below are encoded in one region of Aulosira sp. FACHB-615:
- a CDS encoding iron uptake porin, whose product MNSVFRSAVWISPILLLASFVTTQKALANSVVQSPEELQAESIKLGSPQLKDHLVAQTETEVNQTSVSELTQETDNSDTMSQVTSVSQLSDVQPTDWAFQALQSLVERYGCIAGYPDSTYRGNRAMTRYEFAAGLNACLEKINELIATSTADAVRKEDLETLQKLQQEFADGLVELRGRIDPLEARTAELEANQFSTTTKLSGDVILTFGGVYGEEKALTSDAWRTINNTPGGSRTAREAAAYRSAGGRDLADNTIFADRVRIIFDSSFYGQDRLRVILRANNTLAFNATNQVSGTNMTRLAWDTTLEPDNSFGLAKLFYNFPIGDKLNVTVDAIGGSFFDNFNTVNPLFSAATTGAISRFGRFAPIYRASNSGLAVGRGSGVSAIFKLSDAITLSGGYIARNAENPLDGRGLFDGSYGALGQVAFQPNKDLTLAFTYAHSYFSAVDGNGVATGDVNVSGSEGSAFANNPFGTTAIPIATSANHYGIQSSYKLSNKFIISGWVGYTQAIAEASSGRNSVTNTVNRGDKADIWNWAVTLGFPDLGKKGNVGGIIFGQPPKVTSNDYGPRTLTATSARREDSDTSYHLEALYRYQVNSNISITPGLIILFNPEHNRNNDTIYVGTIRTTFRF is encoded by the coding sequence ATGAATAGTGTTTTCCGCAGCGCAGTATGGATCAGTCCAATACTGTTACTTGCTAGTTTTGTTACGACTCAAAAGGCGTTAGCAAATTCTGTAGTTCAGTCTCCAGAGGAATTACAGGCAGAAAGTATCAAGTTAGGTTCACCACAACTAAAAGATCATCTGGTTGCTCAAACGGAAACTGAAGTCAATCAAACCTCTGTATCAGAATTAACGCAAGAAACTGATAATTCCGATACCATGAGTCAAGTAACATCCGTATCGCAACTATCAGATGTCCAACCAACAGACTGGGCATTTCAAGCACTACAATCTTTAGTTGAACGATATGGGTGTATTGCAGGTTATCCCGATAGCACCTATCGGGGTAATCGGGCGATGACGCGCTATGAATTTGCGGCTGGGTTAAATGCTTGTTTGGAAAAAATTAATGAATTAATTGCCACAAGTACCGCCGACGCTGTGAGAAAAGAAGATTTAGAAACCTTACAAAAGCTGCAACAAGAATTTGCTGATGGTTTAGTTGAGTTGCGTGGCAGAATTGACCCATTAGAAGCACGCACCGCCGAACTAGAAGCCAATCAATTTTCCACCACAACCAAATTATCTGGGGATGTGATCTTGACCTTTGGTGGTGTGTATGGTGAAGAAAAAGCTTTAACTTCCGATGCGTGGCGGACTATCAATAATACCCCTGGTGGAAGTAGAACCGCTAGAGAAGCCGCAGCCTATAGAAGTGCTGGCGGACGCGACTTAGCAGATAACACAATTTTTGCTGACCGGGTGCGAATCATCTTTGATTCCAGTTTTTACGGTCAAGACCGCTTGCGCGTGATTTTGAGAGCGAATAATACTCTGGCTTTCAACGCCACAAATCAAGTCTCCGGGACAAATATGACGCGGTTGGCTTGGGATACCACTCTTGAGCCAGATAATAGTTTTGGCTTGGCTAAGTTATTTTATAACTTCCCGATTGGGGATAAGTTAAATGTGACGGTTGATGCTATTGGCGGTTCGTTCTTTGATAATTTCAACACCGTTAACCCCTTATTTTCAGCTGCAACGACAGGCGCTATATCGCGGTTTGGTCGTTTCGCGCCCATTTATCGTGCAAGTAACTCTGGTCTGGCGGTTGGTAGAGGTTCTGGTGTCAGTGCTATCTTCAAGCTGAGTGATGCTATTACTTTGTCAGGTGGTTATATAGCGAGAAATGCCGAAAATCCTCTGGATGGTAGAGGTTTGTTTGATGGGAGTTATGGCGCGTTAGGACAAGTGGCGTTTCAACCAAATAAAGATTTGACTCTGGCTTTTACTTATGCCCATTCTTACTTTAGTGCGGTTGATGGTAATGGCGTTGCAACTGGTGATGTGAATGTCTCCGGTTCGGAAGGAAGTGCGTTTGCGAATAATCCATTTGGAACAACTGCAATTCCTATTGCCACATCAGCTAATCACTATGGCATTCAAAGTAGTTACAAGTTGAGTAATAAATTCATCATATCTGGTTGGGTGGGTTACACACAGGCGATCGCCGAAGCCAGTTCTGGAAGAAACTCTGTTACCAATACAGTCAATAGAGGTGATAAAGCTGATATTTGGAACTGGGCTGTGACTCTAGGATTTCCCGACTTGGGTAAAAAAGGTAATGTCGGTGGGATTATTTTTGGTCAACCGCCAAAGGTAACAAGCAATGATTACGGGCCACGCACTCTGACGGCGACAAGTGCGCGTCGGGAAGATAGCGATACTTCTTACCATTTAGAAGCTTTGTATCGTTATCAAGTTAACAGCAATATCTCAATTACCCCAGGGTTGATCATTCTGTTCAACCCCGAACACAACCGCAACAACGACACTATCTATGTGGGGACAATTCGGACAACTTTCCGATTCTAG
- a CDS encoding molybdopterin-binding protein, with translation MQVSARNALKGTVKKVEVGSVNTEVTVEIANGVEVTAIITKSSAENLQLSEGKEVYAIVKATDVMIAID, from the coding sequence ATGCAAGTCAGTGCGCGGAATGCTTTAAAAGGGACAGTTAAAAAAGTTGAAGTTGGCAGTGTCAATACAGAAGTCACCGTAGAAATTGCCAATGGTGTAGAAGTAACAGCAATCATTACAAAATCATCGGCAGAAAATCTGCAACTCTCTGAAGGTAAAGAAGTTTATGCCATTGTTAAAGCTACTGATGTGATGATTGCTATTGATTAA
- a CDS encoding substrate-binding domain-containing protein, whose product MKQDSDLRNNLKSIRTRLGMSQQDLANIAGVTRQTISGVESGQYAPSVAITLKLAKALGCQVEDLFWLEQDLPEIEATLAKPVTINQPLRVSLARVGGQWIAYPLVGKDAFRQDMTPADGETVAVVRQSDLGGFPQKELPKGLPGISKLSNPEGEAAKQIGKDKVIVRLLDDNLEALHNTVVIAGCSPVISLWARATERWHPQLRVHFTFANSMAALHSLCRGEAHIAGMHLYDPKTGEHNVPFVREVLADKSAVIITLGLWEEGLLVQSGNPQGWETLSDLVKAKATIINREPGAGSRMLLESKLQEAQISFDAVKGFDQIVTSHQDVAQTVALGLADAGISTASIAATFGLGFIPLHQSRYDLVILKEYLEEAPIQQLLSTLGHRMVHSQLEVLGGYDIRRIGEVVATV is encoded by the coding sequence ATGAAGCAGGATAGCGACCTCCGCAACAACTTGAAGTCAATTAGAACCCGCTTAGGGATGAGCCAGCAAGATTTAGCTAATATTGCTGGGGTAACTCGTCAAACTATTAGTGGTGTAGAGTCAGGGCAGTATGCTCCTTCTGTAGCCATCACCCTGAAACTAGCAAAAGCCCTTGGCTGTCAAGTAGAGGATCTATTCTGGTTAGAGCAAGATTTACCGGAAATTGAAGCCACTCTCGCCAAACCTGTCACAATTAATCAACCTCTGCGCGTTAGCCTAGCGAGAGTCGGCGGACAATGGATAGCTTACCCCTTAGTGGGAAAAGACGCATTCCGTCAAGATATGACACCTGCTGATGGTGAGACAGTTGCGGTGGTGAGGCAGTCCGATCTTGGGGGTTTCCCCCAGAAGGAACTGCCGAAAGGGTTACCCGGCATAAGCAAACTGTCGAACCCGGAGGGTGAGGCGGCAAAGCAAATAGGTAAAGATAAAGTCATAGTCCGGCTTTTGGATGACAACCTCGAAGCACTGCACAATACAGTAGTAATTGCTGGTTGTTCCCCTGTAATTTCGCTCTGGGCAAGGGCTACCGAACGCTGGCATCCGCAGTTGCGAGTCCATTTTACCTTTGCCAACAGCATGGCTGCATTGCACAGTTTATGCAGAGGTGAAGCCCACATTGCCGGGATGCACCTGTATGATCCCAAAACAGGCGAACATAATGTTCCGTTTGTACGAGAAGTTTTAGCCGACAAATCAGCAGTTATCATCACCCTTGGTTTATGGGAAGAAGGATTATTAGTACAATCTGGTAATCCCCAAGGCTGGGAAACATTATCTGATTTAGTCAAAGCTAAAGCAACCATTATTAATCGAGAACCTGGTGCTGGTAGCCGGATGCTGTTAGAAAGCAAACTGCAAGAAGCGCAGATATCATTTGATGCTGTCAAAGGATTTGACCAAATCGTTACCAGCCATCAAGATGTTGCCCAAACTGTGGCGTTAGGTTTAGCCGACGCAGGTATTAGCACCGCATCCATCGCTGCAACCTTCGGGTTAGGATTTATCCCATTACATCAATCACGCTACGACTTAGTAATTCTCAAGGAATATCTCGAAGAAGCACCCATACAACAATTGCTGAGTACCTTGGGACATCGTATGGTTCACTCACAGTTAGAAGTTCTCGGTGGCTACGACATTAGGAGAATTGGGGAAGTAGTAGCGACTGTTTAG
- the nifH gene encoding nitrogenase iron protein yields MSDERIRQIAFYGKGGIGKSTTSQNTLAAMAEMGKRILIVGCDPKADSTRLILHCKAQTTVLHLAAEKGAVEDLELEEVVINGFRDIRCVESGGPEPGVGCAGRGIITAINFLEENGAYQDLDFVSYDVLGDVVCGGFAMPIREGKAQEIYIVTSGEMMAMFAANNISRGILKYAHSGGVRLGGLICNSRKTDREWDLISELARRISTQMIHFVPRDNIVQHAELRRMTVNEYAPESNQANEYRTLATKIINNDFMAVPTPLEMDELEDLLIEFGILESDEQVQKLTATAQAQDEKEKRQEDAEGEALEAIKKGNVEIVAG; encoded by the coding sequence ATGTCTGACGAAAGAATTAGACAGATAGCTTTTTACGGTAAAGGTGGTATTGGTAAATCTACCACCTCTCAAAACACCCTCGCTGCAATGGCAGAAATGGGTAAGCGAATTTTGATTGTGGGATGCGACCCCAAAGCTGACTCTACTCGTTTGATCCTCCACTGTAAAGCCCAAACCACAGTACTACACCTCGCCGCCGAAAAAGGTGCAGTCGAAGACCTGGAACTCGAAGAAGTCGTTATCAATGGTTTTCGTGATATCCGATGCGTGGAGTCTGGTGGCCCTGAACCCGGTGTAGGTTGCGCTGGTCGTGGTATTATCACCGCCATCAACTTCCTTGAAGAAAACGGCGCTTATCAAGACCTAGATTTCGTCTCCTACGACGTATTAGGTGACGTTGTATGTGGTGGTTTTGCCATGCCTATTCGTGAGGGCAAAGCGCAAGAAATCTACATCGTTACTTCTGGTGAAATGATGGCGATGTTTGCAGCTAACAACATCTCTCGCGGTATTCTCAAATATGCCCACTCTGGCGGTGTGCGCTTAGGTGGCTTGATTTGTAACAGCCGTAAAACAGACCGCGAATGGGACTTAATTAGTGAATTAGCGAGAAGAATTAGCACTCAAATGATTCACTTTGTACCTCGTGACAACATCGTTCAACACGCTGAATTACGTCGGATGACAGTGAACGAGTACGCACCCGAAAGTAACCAAGCGAATGAATACCGCACACTCGCTACAAAGATTATCAACAACGACTTTATGGCTGTTCCAACTCCTCTAGAGATGGACGAGTTAGAAGACTTGTTGATTGAGTTTGGTATTCTGGAAAGCGATGAACAAGTGCAGAAACTCACCGCCACAGCACAAGCGCAAGACGAGAAAGAAAAGCGCCAAGAAGATGCTGAAGGTGAAGCACTAGAAGCAATCAAAAAAGGCAACGTAGAAATAGTTGCTGGGTAA
- a CDS encoding PEP-CTERM sorting domain-containing protein, with protein MLKIQFFIKKLIVTLGLTLTAISVTQQAQAANFTYQGDTTNQPIWRRVAPGNPPTLISGERDGTLGMSVPYNVFDFIVNQSGTYTISGTSGSNSRWDIFLALYQDSFNLNQQLNNVLIASTTTTGDTVTFNRQLTSQRKYFLVTTGRRVADFGVFTNTISGSGRVIPIPESDAIAPILAVSAVTLLSIKFKTHA; from the coding sequence ATGTTAAAAATTCAGTTTTTTATTAAAAAATTAATAGTAACTCTAGGATTAACATTAACAGCAATTTCTGTTACTCAACAGGCTCAAGCAGCCAACTTTACTTATCAGGGTGATACAACAAATCAACCTATTTGGCGGCGTGTCGCACCGGGTAATCCACCTACGCTGATTTCTGGTGAAAGAGATGGCACATTAGGAATGAGTGTACCTTATAATGTGTTCGATTTTATCGTTAATCAATCAGGAACATATACTATCAGTGGTACATCTGGAAGTAATTCTCGATGGGATATTTTCTTGGCTTTATATCAGGATAGTTTTAATCTTAATCAACAGTTGAATAATGTTTTAATCGCAAGTACAACCACCACTGGCGATACTGTGACATTCAACAGACAACTAACATCACAACGCAAATACTTTTTAGTGACAACTGGTCGGAGAGTAGCTGATTTTGGCGTTTTTACTAATACAATTAGTGGTTCGGGGAGAGTTATCCCAATTCCTGAATCAGATGCGATCGCACCTATTTTAGCTGTCAGTGCTGTCACTTTATTGTCAATTAAATTCAAAACTCACGCATAA
- a CDS encoding iron uptake porin translates to MAGLNGGSQIASAQDYTSTETQPSLSLDNQDSPIFPAASIDQGVIENTEPMAQVTSVSQLNDVQPSDWAFTALQSLVERYNCIAGYPDNSFRGDRAVSRYEFAAGMNACLDKINQILAVAAPSAELVTRADLDTIKRLQSEFSSELATLRGRVDSLEARTAELEANQFSTTTKLNGLLIVGVQGRSSNRGDVNPRDGVKDSDDNGTNFNVINFSYLSLTTQLTPRSYLFTGLVAADGTTKPKLSNDFALSYEYPTDNKLTVIDLNYRWLVNDKLAVMVGTEGVNMTNAFRGPVRVESAATGPLSWLAQRNPILDIGFGHGGIAVDWQFAKRASLQALYTSYTPGKPGERSGLFDGTTTTAVQLLLTPTDTVDLSLYYVNNYASDGCLLTFVGDECLTATNAPLQTNAYGGTLSWQISPRFTVGAWGGYTTSSIPGRSGSVETTNYMVFLNFPDLFAQGNLGGIYVGQPPKITSSNLPVGNNVPDFENTGLGRAGGQPGTTTQIEAFYRFKMTDNIYITPGIIHILEPGHTPDSDPVTIGILRSTFLF, encoded by the coding sequence ATGGCGGGATTAAACGGCGGATCACAGATAGCCTCCGCCCAAGATTATACTAGTACTGAAACACAACCAAGTTTAAGTTTAGACAATCAAGATTCTCCAATATTTCCTGCCGCTTCTATTGATCAGGGTGTAATAGAAAATACCGAACCGATGGCACAAGTTACATCGGTGTCACAATTGAATGATGTCCAACCAAGTGATTGGGCTTTTACCGCGTTGCAATCTTTAGTAGAACGCTATAACTGCATTGCTGGCTATCCTGATAATTCATTTCGGGGCGATCGCGCTGTCTCTCGCTATGAATTTGCTGCTGGGATGAATGCTTGCTTAGATAAAATCAACCAAATTCTTGCAGTTGCAGCACCCAGCGCCGAATTAGTGACCCGTGCAGACTTGGATACAATTAAACGTTTACAATCTGAATTTAGCAGCGAATTAGCCACCTTGCGGGGACGAGTAGATAGTTTAGAAGCGCGGACTGCGGAACTGGAAGCGAACCAATTTTCTACCACAACTAAACTTAACGGACTGTTAATTGTAGGTGTTCAAGGGCGGAGTTCTAACCGTGGTGACGTTAACCCTAGAGATGGTGTCAAAGACTCAGATGATAATGGCACAAACTTTAACGTTATTAACTTTTCCTACCTGAGTTTAACTACTCAATTAACGCCCCGTAGTTATCTATTTACCGGCTTAGTGGCTGCTGATGGTACCACAAAACCTAAATTGAGTAATGACTTTGCCCTGAGTTACGAATATCCCACAGATAACAAATTAACTGTGATTGACTTGAATTATCGCTGGTTAGTCAATGACAAATTAGCGGTTATGGTAGGAACAGAAGGCGTAAATATGACCAACGCTTTCCGAGGCCCGGTGCGAGTCGAGAGTGCAGCTACAGGGCCTTTATCTTGGTTAGCCCAAAGAAACCCGATTTTAGATATTGGCTTTGGTCATGGTGGAATTGCTGTAGATTGGCAATTTGCTAAACGTGCCAGTTTACAAGCTTTATATACTAGTTATACTCCTGGGAAACCGGGTGAACGTAGTGGTTTGTTTGATGGAACTACAACTACAGCAGTGCAATTGTTATTAACACCGACTGATACTGTTGATTTGAGTTTGTATTACGTTAATAATTATGCTTCTGATGGTTGTTTGCTCACCTTTGTTGGTGATGAATGTTTAACAGCGACTAACGCACCCTTACAAACCAACGCCTATGGTGGGACACTCAGTTGGCAAATATCGCCCCGCTTCACTGTCGGCGCGTGGGGTGGTTATACTACTTCCTCGATTCCTGGGCGATCGGGTAGTGTGGAAACGACTAATTACATGGTATTTTTAAACTTCCCCGATTTATTTGCTCAAGGGAATTTAGGTGGTATTTATGTCGGACAACCACCAAAAATTACTAGTAGTAATTTACCTGTGGGTAATAATGTCCCTGATTTTGAGAATACAGGTTTAGGGCGTGCAGGCGGACAACCAGGAACCACCACTCAAATTGAAGCTTTTTATCGTTTTAAAATGACAGATAACATCTACATTACGCCAGGGATAATTCATATATTGGAACCTGGTCATACACCAGATAGTGACCCAGTTACTATTGGTATTCTTCGCAGTACATTTCTGTTTTAG